The sequence TAATTATTTAAGGATTTTCAGAAAATCCTTTTTTTATTGCACAAAAAAACATCTAACCGAAGTTAGATGTTTTATCTTTTGGAATGGAGGATACAGGGATCGAACCTGTGACCTCCTGCTTGTAAGGCAGATGCTCTCCCAGCTGAGCTAATCCTCCAAAATGACCCGTACGAGATTTGAACTCATGTTACCGCCGTGAAAGGGCGGTGTCTTAACCACTTGACCAACGGGTCATAAATATTTATTTATGTATTGCTCTCTCAAGCACAAGAAATATAATACAATAATAAATGAGGTCTAGCAAGCTTTTTTTTAAACTTTTTTGAATTTTTTTCAAAATTAGGAGGATAATGGATTTTGAACGTGCAAAAATACTTTGAAAACGGCAATACAATGGATATTGCCCAAGATATGTTAGGTCATACTTTTTCTTATAAGTCTGATCAGGGGAACTTTTCCGGTATCATTGTCGAAACGGAGGCCTACTTGGGCCCTATCGACATGGCGGCCCACAGTTACAATGGACGCCACACCAAAGCTAATGATCCACTCTATCAAGCTGGAGGGACAATTTATATTTATTCTATCCACAGTTGGTTAGATATGGATATCAGTGTCCAAAAAGCCGGAACACCCAACGGAATTTTGATTCGTGCCCTTCAACCACTAGAAGGTGTGGAGTTAATGGAAGAAAATCGTGGTAAAACTAAATTCGAAATTACTAACGGTCCAGCTAAATGGATGGCAGCTTTTGGTATTAAGGACAAAACTTTATCTGGCACTGCTTTAAATGCCGATAACTTTATTTTTTCAGACAAAAAAATCCAGACTCCTAAGAATATTCTGGCGACACCTAGAATTGGTGTGAAGAATAAGGAACCCTGGACTTCAAAAAATATGCGTTTTATTGTTGAAGGCAACCCTTACGTATCGAAATTGCCTAAACGAGATATGAATCTAGATACTTATGGCTGGCTATAAACGATCACTTCTAGCACGAAGCGCATAAAGAATAGCTACTGTATCAACCACTTCTTGTAACATAGCTCCAATAATAGTAGGAATTAAGCCAAATGCTGCAATTAACATCAAGGCGATACAAATAAAGATACCTATCAAAACTGCTTCTCGAGCGACTTTCATCGTATCATGTGCAATTTTGACTGCCGTACTTACCTTGCTCAAGTCATCTTGCAAAATAACTGCATCTGCTGACTCACTGGCGGCATTAGCACCCTTGTAACCCATGGCAATACCAACATCGGCTAAAGCTAGTGCTGGAGCATCATTGACACCATCACCAACCATGACAGTTGGATGATATTCTTTATCTAACTCATCGATAATCTTTACTTTATCAGCTGGTAAACTAGTTGGATAAGACTTTGTAATACCCACTTCTGAAGCAACCATTTCGGTTGCTTCTTTTTTATCCCCAGAAATCATCAAGATATTCTTGATACCAAAATCCTTTAATTTAGCAATCGTTGCTTTTGATTCTGGACGGATTTGATCAAGTAGACTATAAACACCAGCGTATTGATCATCAATTGAAACATACACACCCGAACCTTTTACTTCATCGACTGTTTCTTTTGTAACGAAACTAGCTTGGCCGACTTTTACTACATGTCCTTCAATTTTACCAACAATTCCTTCAGCTGTGATTTCTTTCAGATCATCAGTCTTTTTCAAAGTTACATTATTGCTTCTAGCGTAATCGACAATTGCCTCCGCCATAACGTGACTCGAATTCTGTTCAATTGAGGCCGCATATGACATAACGGTCTTTTCATCGAAATGGTTCGTTGTTCTAAATTCATCTACAAACAGCTTTCCTTTCGTAATCGTACCAGTTTTATCAAAAGCTACTGTCTTAGCTGAATTGAGTTTCTCCAAAGCTGTCCCGGATTTGATAATAATACCATTACGACTCGTACGACTCATTCCCGAAACAAAGGCAATCGGTGCTGCCAAAATCAATGGACAAGGTGAAGCTACTACAAGAACTTGCGCAATTCTAACTGGATCTTTAGAAACATACCAAGCCACACCCGCAATAATATAAGCAATCAAAGTAAATGGTACGGCATAACGATCAGCCAAACGAACAAATTTAGCTGGATGAGTTTCTGATTCTTTAACCAATTTAACAATAGCTTGATATTCTGAATCAGCCGCAATTTTTTCCGCTTTAATTTGGAAAGGATTTTCCCCGTTAATAGAACCAGACATAACGTGACTACCTTTTGAAACATTCACAGGAACTGATTCACCGGTTAATGAAGATTCATCAATTTCAGATTGTCCATCAATTACTACACCATCAACTGGAACTTGTTCCTTAGGACGAACTAAAATTTCATCCCCAACTTTGACATCATCAATATCAACATCAGTTATGTCGCCGTCCTTTAAAAGATGTGCTTTCGATGGTGTGTTATCTAAAAGTGACTTCAATTCACTCTTAGCTTTATTAGCAGCATATTCTTCTAAAGTATCGCCACCTGTCAGCATCAACAATACGATCCAACCAGCCCAATATTGCCCCAAAACAATTGTGGCCACAATAGCCGTAATAGCCAACAGATCGATTCCAAAATTGCCAGACTTTAAAACCTTAATCATATCAATGAACATAATCAAAGCTAATAAAAGACCCAAAATACTGATAATTAATTGGGCATAACTTGGCAAATGGAAAATAAACTCTAACACTGCAGCAATGAAACCAATAGTCAAAGTTCCGTATAACTTAATCTTATCTGAGTTCATAAAAACACATCCCTCCGATTATTATCTTTACCCAAATTATAACTGCTTTAAAATCTTTTTTAAAGTCTTTTTTGGAATGATTCTCATTTAATTATCATTTTTAATAAAAAGTTGTAATAAGCTACATAAGTAGATTTCATAGCATTAATTTAATCTGGAAAGAAACTAATTTAGCTTATATTATGTCTGATTTAAGTCAGAAAAAGCAAAGAAAATGACACCTATTTGATTTAAAATAGATGCCATTTATCAATTGATAACATTATTTAATTAATTTATCCCATATTACAACGCTGCCACTGGCTAAAGACCTTGGCACATCAATGATTCTTTGATTAGACGAGCCTCTAAATTGTAACGATAGATCTTTTTTTCTAAGTAAGAATCGACCGTCAACTAAAATATCGATCAAAGATAACAATTCTAGTTTATCGTCTGATTCCTGCATCATTTCATCCCACGAATAGCCTGTCCAAGACCAAATATCCTTTGTATGACCGAATTCTTTTCTAATTCGTTTACATAACGATAGACACACTTCCGTATTCAAGAAAGGTTCTCCACCTAATAAGGTCAATCCTTGAACATAGCTTTGGCTAAGATCCTTAATAATCTGGTCTTCTAATTTCTTAGTATATGGCTTCCCATAACGAAAATCTTGAGCAGCAACGTTATAGCAACCTGGACAACGAAAAAGACACCCAGATACATAGAGACTACATCTAACCCCTTCTCCATCAACAAAATTAAATGGTTTATAATCGGCAATTCTTTTAAGACTGTGGTCCGCGCTCAACCATTCTTTGGGAGTCGGATTGTTTGGTTCTCTCATATTTGGCCGCATTTTTTATCATCTCCGAAGTCATATTCTTTTTCCGTGAAGCTATTTCTACATGTCTTCCATGAATCATTGGTCTTTGTTGAGGATTACCTAAATATCCACAAGTTCTTTTTACGACATCACAAAATTCCGGATCATTATTGCCACAATCTGGACATGAAAATCCCCTTGGCGTAGCTTTAAATTCGCCTTGAAAGCCACATTTAAAACATTGATCAATTGAAGTGTTAGTTCCTAAATACCCCACATGATCATAAGCCCAATCCCAAACTGCCTCTAAAGCCTTAGGATTCTGACGTAAATTAGGATATTCGCAATAATGAA comes from Companilactobacillus pabuli and encodes:
- a CDS encoding DNA-3-methyladenine glycosylase: MQKYFENGNTMDIAQDMLGHTFSYKSDQGNFSGIIVETEAYLGPIDMAAHSYNGRHTKANDPLYQAGGTIYIYSIHSWLDMDISVQKAGTPNGILIRALQPLEGVELMEENRGKTKFEITNGPAKWMAAFGIKDKTLSGTALNADNFIFSDKKIQTPKNILATPRIGVKNKEPWTSKNMRFIVEGNPYVSKLPKRDMNLDTYGWL
- a CDS encoding heavy metal translocating P-type ATPase is translated as MNSDKIKLYGTLTIGFIAAVLEFIFHLPSYAQLIISILGLLLALIMFIDMIKVLKSGNFGIDLLAITAIVATIVLGQYWAGWIVLLMLTGGDTLEEYAANKAKSELKSLLDNTPSKAHLLKDGDITDVDIDDVKVGDEILVRPKEQVPVDGVVIDGQSEIDESSLTGESVPVNVSKGSHVMSGSINGENPFQIKAEKIAADSEYQAIVKLVKESETHPAKFVRLADRYAVPFTLIAYIIAGVAWYVSKDPVRIAQVLVVASPCPLILAAPIAFVSGMSRTSRNGIIIKSGTALEKLNSAKTVAFDKTGTITKGKLFVDEFRTTNHFDEKTVMSYAASIEQNSSHVMAEAIVDYARSNNVTLKKTDDLKEITAEGIVGKIEGHVVKVGQASFVTKETVDEVKGSGVYVSIDDQYAGVYSLLDQIRPESKATIAKLKDFGIKNILMISGDKKEATEMVASEVGITKSYPTSLPADKVKIIDELDKEYHPTVMVGDGVNDAPALALADVGIAMGYKGANAASESADAVILQDDLSKVSTAVKIAHDTMKVAREAVLIGIFICIALMLIAAFGLIPTIIGAMLQEVVDTVAILYALRARSDRL
- the nrdG gene encoding anaerobic ribonucleoside-triphosphate reductase activating protein translates to MRPNMREPNNPTPKEWLSADHSLKRIADYKPFNFVDGEGVRCSLYVSGCLFRCPGCYNVAAQDFRYGKPYTKKLEDQIIKDLSQSYVQGLTLLGGEPFLNTEVCLSLCKRIRKEFGHTKDIWSWTGYSWDEMMQESDDKLELLSLIDILVDGRFLLRKKDLSLQFRGSSNQRIIDVPRSLASGSVVIWDKLIK